The following coding sequences lie in one Fuerstiella sp. genomic window:
- the argB gene encoding acetylglutamate kinase → MQEAIRKASTLIEALGWIQRFRNRYIVIKLGGSTLSDSDAVDSLLTDLVFMATVGMRPVLVHGGGNAISRAMGDAGIEPQFVEGRRYTDKATLDIATRVLVHEICPSIVEKISSRGAQATGLHFGSENALTADRLKVSTADGGMTDLGHVGQISHVDHDLLSRVCSTGTIPVIPSIALDRRGHRLNVNADTAAAAVAQELDAEKLVFLSDIPGILTNIHDPNTRLSHVTATEVRDLISDGTIAGGMVPKVQAALDALTAGVRKIHIVDAGMPHSVLLEIYSDTGVGTEIVG, encoded by the coding sequence ATGCAGGAAGCCATTCGAAAGGCATCAACACTGATCGAAGCTCTGGGCTGGATCCAGAGGTTTCGAAATCGATATATCGTCATCAAGCTGGGCGGCAGTACGCTCAGTGACAGTGATGCTGTCGACAGCCTGTTGACTGACCTTGTATTTATGGCAACTGTGGGAATGCGTCCTGTTCTGGTTCACGGTGGAGGTAACGCCATCAGCCGTGCGATGGGCGATGCCGGAATCGAACCACAGTTTGTCGAAGGACGCCGTTACACCGACAAAGCCACACTTGATATCGCTACACGGGTACTCGTCCATGAAATCTGTCCGTCAATTGTTGAAAAAATCAGCAGTCGGGGCGCCCAGGCAACAGGTCTTCACTTCGGATCTGAGAATGCACTCACTGCCGACCGGCTGAAGGTTTCCACAGCGGACGGCGGCATGACTGATCTTGGCCATGTCGGCCAAATCAGCCACGTCGACCACGACCTGCTGTCGCGGGTCTGCTCAACAGGCACAATTCCCGTCATTCCGAGTATTGCTTTGGACCGACGCGGCCATCGGCTCAACGTCAACGCCGATACCGCAGCAGCTGCCGTGGCTCAGGAACTCGATGCCGAAAAACTCGTTTTTCTAAGTGACATTCCTGGCATCCTGACGAACATTCATGACCCAAATACCCGACTTTCCCACGTCACCGCGACAGAGGTACGTGATTTGATTTCTGACGGTACAATCGCCGGAGGAATGGTTCCCAAAGTTCAGGCGGCGCTCGATGCGCTGACGGCGGGGGTCAGAAAAATCCACATTGTTGATGCAGGCATGCCCCATTCCGTCCTGCTGGAAATCTATTCTGACACAGGAGTGGGAACTGAGATCGTTGGTTAG
- a CDS encoding aspartate aminotransferase family protein, which produces MATVTPRSSKDTIELFDQFVIPNYTRYPVSLVEGTGSWVTDAEGQRFLDLFPGWGCNILGYSPPAVVEAIQEQAARLIHVPNTWYIEQQGRFAEFLCSRSFGKAFFCNSGAEASEAAIKLARLHGSSRGRYRMITFERGFHGRTLGALTATAQPKHHEGLGPLMSGFRYAALNDLDAVRSLVDKETCAIMIEPVQGEGGVRIPDRDFLQGLRTICDENEILLIFDEVQTGMGRTGTWFGYQQTGVTPDIITMAKGIAGGVACGALIAHESIAADLRPGMHASTFGGNSLAMAAGLATGEIIEQENILQHVTDNASHARERLTNLKAELPIIREVRVCGMMIGIDLNIPSGPAVGLCMERGVLINATQETVVRLLPALNIEREEFDQGLDTVTEVLQLMAEQQGE; this is translated from the coding sequence ATGGCAACCGTGACGCCCCGCAGCAGCAAAGACACCATCGAACTTTTCGATCAGTTTGTCATCCCCAATTACACCCGATATCCGGTGTCTCTGGTCGAAGGCACCGGTTCCTGGGTAACCGATGCCGAGGGTCAGCGTTTTCTGGATCTTTTTCCGGGCTGGGGGTGCAATATCCTCGGATACTCTCCGCCGGCCGTTGTGGAGGCGATTCAGGAACAGGCCGCCCGGCTGATTCACGTTCCCAACACATGGTACATCGAACAACAGGGCCGTTTCGCTGAGTTTCTTTGTTCGCGCAGCTTTGGAAAAGCGTTCTTCTGCAATAGCGGAGCAGAAGCCAGTGAAGCAGCCATCAAACTTGCTCGACTACATGGATCGTCCAGGGGCCGCTACAGGATGATTACGTTCGAACGGGGTTTCCATGGCCGAACTCTGGGTGCACTCACGGCGACAGCTCAGCCCAAACACCACGAAGGCCTGGGCCCCCTCATGTCCGGTTTTCGCTACGCGGCCCTCAATGACCTGGATGCGGTGCGATCACTGGTCGATAAAGAGACCTGCGCCATCATGATTGAACCGGTCCAGGGTGAGGGAGGTGTCCGAATTCCGGATCGAGATTTCCTGCAGGGACTGCGAACGATCTGTGACGAAAACGAGATCCTTCTGATCTTCGACGAGGTCCAGACAGGCATGGGACGTACCGGGACCTGGTTCGGATATCAGCAGACCGGCGTCACGCCCGACATCATCACCATGGCCAAGGGCATCGCAGGTGGTGTGGCCTGCGGAGCATTGATTGCGCACGAAAGTATTGCTGCCGATCTGCGACCTGGAATGCATGCCAGTACATTCGGCGGAAATTCACTGGCAATGGCCGCCGGACTGGCAACCGGGGAAATCATTGAACAGGAAAACATCCTTCAACATGTCACCGACAATGCGTCTCATGCCCGAGAGCGACTGACGAATTTGAAAGCAGAATTGCCCATCATACGTGAAGTTCGTGTCTGCGGAATGATGATCGGAATCGATCTGAACATTCCGTCCGGTCCGGCTGTCGGTTTGTGTATGGAACGGGGGGTCCTGATCAATGCAACTCAGGAAACTGTCGTTCGTTTGCTGCCCGCGCTGAATATCGAACGTGAAGAATTCGATCAAGGCCTTGATACTGTCACCGAAGTTCTGCAGCTAATGGCCGAACAGCAGGGAGAATGA